A single genomic interval of Haloterrigena salifodinae harbors:
- a CDS encoding DMT family transporter, which produces MNQWITALEQRVDPMVGVVVAVIAISTSAILVRWSGAPSVVKAFYRVLFMAVAVAPFALRDVNALRAISRRDLVFAIVSGLALAAHFASFFESLELTTVAASVTLITTQPIFVGVAAAALLNERLTPRMIGGMTVALAGAFAMSVGPLVVDPLLGGGDIVSALETAFAGSTTQLYGNALALAGAVVGAVYTLSGRSLRQRLPLFTYTFVVYAVCAVALGFLAVGSDAPLLGYPQTEWMLFLAMALFPGMFGHTVINWALKYVESSVVSVSLLGEPVGSTILALVLLGEVPEAVTILGGAVVLVGISLTNRARVT; this is translated from the coding sequence ATGAATCAGTGGATAACAGCTCTAGAACAGCGGGTTGACCCGATGGTCGGCGTCGTGGTCGCAGTCATCGCCATCAGTACGAGTGCGATCCTCGTTCGGTGGAGCGGAGCGCCGAGCGTCGTGAAGGCGTTCTACCGGGTGCTGTTCATGGCGGTCGCCGTCGCGCCGTTTGCGCTCCGCGACGTCAACGCCCTCCGAGCGATCTCGAGGCGTGACCTCGTCTTTGCGATCGTCTCGGGGCTGGCGCTGGCCGCCCACTTCGCGAGCTTTTTCGAGAGCCTGGAGCTGACCACGGTGGCCGCGTCGGTGACGCTGATCACCACCCAGCCGATATTCGTCGGCGTCGCTGCGGCGGCGCTCCTCAACGAGCGGCTCACGCCGCGGATGATCGGCGGGATGACCGTCGCGCTCGCGGGTGCGTTCGCGATGTCGGTAGGACCGCTCGTCGTCGACCCGCTGCTCGGCGGCGGTGACATCGTCTCGGCGCTCGAGACCGCGTTCGCGGGGAGTACTACCCAACTGTACGGCAACGCCCTCGCGCTCGCCGGCGCGGTCGTCGGCGCCGTCTACACGCTCTCGGGCCGCTCGCTCCGCCAGCGGCTCCCACTGTTCACCTACACGTTCGTCGTCTACGCCGTGTGTGCCGTCGCCCTCGGCTTCCTTGCCGTCGGGAGCGATGCGCCGCTTCTCGGCTACCCGCAGACGGAGTGGATGCTCTTCCTCGCGATGGCCTTGTTCCCGGGCATGTTCGGCCACACGGTCATCAACTGGGCGCTGAAGTACGTCGAGTCGAGCGTTGTGAGCGTCTCGTTACTGGGCGAGCCCGTCGGGAGTACGATCCTCGCGCTCGTCTTGCTCGGTGAGGTTCCGGAAGCCGTGACGATTCTCGGTGGCGCCGTCGTGCTGGTGGGAATCTCCCTCACGAATCGTGCACGGGTAACATAA
- a CDS encoding S8 family serine peptidase: protein MKRIGPRDDDESGIACDRRTFLVGGGALALGGLLGSNALGTPSDRGPWPETEEFVVGFSSTVSDVAAAAHAAVPDAVDVRHSNETIGYATVSLPSVSERVRDGALEAIAAADVVEYVEPNASLHASVVPNDSEYDRQSAPQQVGCETAWETTVGSEDVSVAVVDQGVQYDHPDLEGATGEAGANFVGSGDDPSPADADERHGTHVAGIAAGATDNGVGTAGISDCSLLTARALGGNGQGSLSNIVDGIQWAADAGADVINVSFGAPQHYETLSSACEYALEQGALLVGAAGNKGSETVDFPAAYEDVVAVAALDGDGIASYSNVGQAIDVAAPGTDLLSTVPWDDYARISGTSMAAPVVAGVAGLALSAHPDLSPLELREHLLATATDLGLDETRQGAGRVDAAAAVETAPSPDGANGDATGE, encoded by the coding sequence ATGAAACGGATTGGTCCCCGTGACGACGACGAGAGCGGTATCGCCTGCGATCGACGAACGTTCCTGGTCGGCGGCGGAGCGCTCGCGCTGGGCGGACTGCTGGGCTCGAACGCCCTCGGCACGCCGTCGGATCGCGGTCCGTGGCCGGAGACCGAGGAATTCGTCGTTGGCTTCTCGTCGACGGTTTCGGACGTCGCGGCGGCGGCGCACGCCGCGGTTCCCGACGCCGTCGACGTCCGTCACTCGAACGAGACGATCGGGTACGCGACCGTGTCGCTTCCGTCGGTGTCGGAGCGAGTCCGAGACGGAGCCCTCGAGGCGATCGCGGCGGCGGACGTCGTCGAGTACGTCGAACCGAACGCGTCCCTCCACGCGTCGGTCGTTCCGAACGACAGCGAGTACGACCGACAGAGCGCGCCCCAGCAGGTCGGTTGCGAGACGGCCTGGGAGACGACCGTCGGGAGCGAGGACGTGTCCGTCGCCGTCGTCGATCAGGGCGTCCAGTACGACCATCCCGACCTCGAGGGCGCGACGGGCGAGGCGGGCGCGAACTTCGTCGGGAGCGGCGACGATCCCTCCCCAGCTGATGCCGACGAGCGCCATGGCACCCACGTCGCCGGCATCGCCGCCGGCGCGACGGACAACGGCGTCGGGACGGCCGGGATCAGCGACTGTTCGCTGCTGACCGCCCGCGCGCTCGGCGGGAACGGACAGGGCTCGCTCTCGAACATCGTCGACGGGATCCAGTGGGCCGCCGACGCCGGCGCCGACGTCATCAACGTCTCGTTCGGCGCGCCCCAACACTACGAGACGCTGTCCTCGGCCTGCGAGTACGCCCTCGAGCAGGGAGCCCTGCTCGTCGGCGCCGCCGGCAACAAGGGGAGCGAGACCGTCGACTTTCCCGCGGCCTACGAGGACGTCGTCGCCGTCGCGGCCCTCGACGGCGACGGGATCGCGTCGTACTCCAACGTCGGCCAGGCGATCGACGTCGCCGCGCCGGGGACCGACCTCCTCTCGACGGTCCCCTGGGACGACTACGCGCGGATCTCGGGCACGTCGATGGCGGCACCGGTCGTCGCCGGCGTCGCGGGCCTCGCGCTGTCGGCCCATCCCGACCTCTCGCCGCTGGAACTCCGCGAGCACCTCCTGGCGACGGCGACCGATCTCGGCCTCGACGAAACCCGTCAGGGCGCGGGCCGGGTCGACGCGGCCGCGGCCGTCGAGACGGCGCCGTCTCCTGACGGTGCCAACGGGGACGCGACAGGCGAGTAA
- the gcvT gene encoding glycine cleavage system aminomethyltransferase GcvT, with product MPLQTPPLRGLHDERGAKFTEFGGWDMPVEFDSIRTEHAAVREAVGIFDVSHMGQIHVTGPDATELMQRLTTNDVSRLAVGDSQYAAITDEDGLIIDDTVVYRLPNETDEGARTDEDGEPTYLFVPNAGTDESTHERWITYRNEWDLEATVDNRTDEYAMFAVQGPDAAELVDDATAESITALDRFEAQYATVDGVDCWIARTGYTGEDGFELIVPWSEAEHVWSLFDCQPCGLGARDTLRIEAGLLLAGQDFDRESDPRTPYEAGIGFTVALETEFVGRDALAELEREGVEEKLVGFQLIDRGVPRHGYDITNTDSRVIGTVTSGTMSPSLEHPIGLGYVPVEYAEPGTTLQVVVRGQSKKARVETTPFIDTV from the coding sequence ATGCCGCTTCAGACGCCGCCGTTGCGTGGGCTCCACGACGAGCGTGGCGCGAAGTTCACGGAGTTTGGCGGCTGGGATATGCCGGTCGAGTTCGATTCAATCCGGACGGAACACGCGGCCGTCCGCGAGGCCGTCGGGATCTTCGACGTCTCCCACATGGGACAGATCCACGTTACCGGACCGGACGCGACCGAACTGATGCAACGACTTACGACCAACGACGTCAGCCGACTCGCCGTCGGCGACTCCCAGTACGCCGCGATCACCGACGAGGACGGCCTCATCATCGACGACACGGTCGTCTACCGGCTCCCCAACGAGACCGACGAGGGGGCCCGCACGGACGAGGACGGCGAGCCGACCTACCTCTTCGTCCCCAACGCCGGCACCGACGAGTCGACCCACGAGCGCTGGATCACCTACCGCAACGAGTGGGACCTCGAGGCGACCGTCGACAACCGGACCGACGAGTACGCCATGTTCGCCGTGCAGGGGCCCGACGCCGCCGAACTGGTCGACGACGCCACCGCGGAGTCGATCACCGCGCTGGATCGGTTCGAGGCCCAGTACGCGACGGTCGACGGCGTCGACTGCTGGATCGCCCGCACCGGGTACACCGGCGAGGACGGCTTCGAACTGATCGTTCCGTGGTCGGAGGCCGAGCACGTCTGGTCGCTGTTCGACTGCCAGCCCTGCGGACTGGGCGCTCGGGACACCCTCCGGATCGAAGCCGGTCTCCTGTTGGCCGGACAGGACTTTGATCGCGAGTCCGATCCGCGAACGCCCTACGAGGCCGGCATCGGCTTCACGGTCGCCCTCGAGACCGAGTTCGTCGGTCGGGACGCCCTCGCCGAACTCGAGCGGGAGGGCGTCGAGGAGAAACTGGTTGGCTTCCAGTTGATTGATCGGGGCGTCCCGCGACACGGCTACGACATCACGAACACCGACAGCCGCGTGATCGGCACCGTCACCAGCGGCACGATGAGTCCCTCGCTCGAGCACCCAATCGGACTGGGCTACGTGCCCGTCGAGTACGCTGAACCGGGGACGACCCTGCAAGTCGTCGTCCGCGGCCAGTCCAAAAAGGCAAGAGTTGAAACGACACCGTTCATCGACACCGTATAA
- a CDS encoding Rrf2 family transcriptional regulator: MAEITLTTAQRRAVTALVNEYQSDESPVRAKTIAAELGLETESVRRQMGHLRELDLVEGVRGPKGGYRPTDIAYSVLGRQPDEDPEPSVLARDFDRADAVVDEVRFTNVHHPDLCRAHLQFQQSLQEFDEGDTIAVGISPGTELLLAGVIDAIQPTDNVLIVDVARLETPEADANGDGRNHSASPVDESTSADD, from the coding sequence ATGGCAGAGATTACGTTGACGACGGCGCAGCGGCGGGCGGTGACTGCGCTGGTCAACGAGTATCAGTCGGACGAGTCTCCCGTTCGGGCGAAAACTATCGCGGCGGAGCTCGGACTCGAAACCGAGAGCGTCCGCCGACAGATGGGTCACCTTCGAGAGCTGGATCTGGTCGAGGGGGTCAGGGGGCCGAAGGGTGGCTACCGGCCGACCGATATCGCGTACTCGGTGCTCGGTCGACAACCGGACGAGGATCCCGAACCGAGTGTGCTGGCCCGCGACTTCGACCGCGCCGACGCGGTCGTCGACGAGGTCCGCTTTACGAACGTCCATCACCCAGACCTGTGTCGGGCGCACCTCCAATTCCAGCAGTCCCTCCAGGAGTTCGACGAGGGCGATACGATCGCGGTCGGGATCTCCCCCGGAACGGAGCTGCTGCTGGCGGGCGTGATCGACGCCATCCAGCCGACCGACAACGTGTTGATCGTCGACGTCGCGCGGCTGGAGACGCCGGAGGCGGACGCGAACGGAGACGGCCGGAATCACAGCGCGTCCCCGGTCGACGAGTCCACGTCCGCCGACGATTGA
- a CDS encoding DUF3054 domain-containing protein, whose protein sequence is MDTAVRTDGRTESVDRTTLALGVGDVGLVTGLLVYGQLSHEANPLAQPLATLETIVPFVIGWLVVAALAGLYTRSAAAAPFRAARLTAVVWLGAANVGLLLRQGLFGDSATWPFPLVITGFGFLLLVGWRVGYATVTGRSGTA, encoded by the coding sequence ATGGACACCGCAGTTCGAACGGACGGTCGGACTGAGTCGGTCGACCGAACGACGCTCGCCCTCGGCGTCGGCGACGTCGGCCTGGTCACCGGATTGCTGGTCTACGGCCAACTCAGCCACGAGGCGAATCCGCTCGCACAGCCCCTCGCGACGCTCGAGACGATCGTCCCGTTCGTGATCGGTTGGCTCGTCGTCGCGGCGCTGGCCGGACTCTACACGCGGTCGGCCGCCGCGGCGCCGTTTCGAGCGGCCCGGCTGACGGCGGTAGTGTGGCTCGGCGCGGCGAACGTCGGGTTGCTCCTCCGGCAAGGGCTGTTCGGCGACTCGGCGACCTGGCCGTTCCCGCTCGTGATCACGGGGTTCGGGTTCCTCCTGCTGGTCGGCTGGCGCGTCGGATACGCGACCGTCACGGGCCGGAGCGGGACCGCGTAA
- the sucD gene encoding succinate--CoA ligase subunit alpha, whose translation MSVLVDDDTRVVVQGITGGEGKFHAQQMMEYGTNVVAGAVPGKGGQEVEGVPVYDTVHEAVEEENADTSVIFVPPAFAGDAVFESLDADLDLAVAITEGIPTQDMARVNKRLTETDTRLIGPNCPGLITPGEAKLGILPGNIFAEGNVGLVSRSGTLTYQVVDSLTNRGIGQTTAIGIGGDPIIGTDFVDALELFEDDPDTDAIVMCGEIGGEDEEEAAAFIDDYVDTPVAGFIAGRTAPPGKRMGHAGAIVSGSGTGTAESKISALNDAGVPVGDTPEEVADHIEEFLA comes from the coding sequence ATGAGCGTTCTAGTCGACGACGACACGCGCGTCGTGGTACAGGGCATCACTGGCGGGGAAGGCAAGTTCCACGCCCAGCAGATGATGGAGTACGGCACCAACGTCGTTGCCGGCGCGGTCCCCGGCAAGGGCGGCCAGGAAGTCGAGGGCGTCCCCGTCTACGATACGGTCCACGAGGCCGTCGAGGAGGAGAACGCCGACACCTCGGTGATCTTCGTCCCGCCAGCGTTCGCCGGCGACGCCGTCTTCGAGTCGCTCGACGCCGATCTCGACCTCGCGGTCGCGATCACGGAGGGCATTCCGACCCAGGACATGGCCCGCGTCAACAAGCGCCTCACCGAGACCGACACCCGACTCATCGGTCCGAACTGTCCGGGTCTCATCACCCCCGGCGAGGCCAAACTGGGCATTCTCCCCGGCAACATCTTCGCCGAAGGGAACGTCGGGCTCGTCTCCCGCTCGGGGACGCTGACCTACCAGGTCGTCGACAGCCTCACGAACCGCGGCATCGGCCAGACCACCGCCATCGGTATCGGTGGCGACCCGATTATCGGCACCGACTTCGTCGACGCCCTCGAACTGTTCGAGGACGACCCCGACACCGACGCCATCGTCATGTGCGGCGAGATCGGCGGCGAGGACGAGGAGGAGGCCGCCGCGTTCATCGACGACTACGTCGACACGCCGGTCGCCGGCTTCATCGCCGGCCGCACGGCGCCGCCAGGCAAGCGGATGGGTCACGCCGGCGCCATCGTCTCCGGCTCCGGGACCGGCACCGCCGAGAGCAAAATTAGCGCCCTCAACGACGCGGGCGTCCCCGTCGGCGACACGCCCGAGGAAGTCGCCGACCACATCGAAGAGTTCCTCGCGTAA
- a CDS encoding J domain-containing protein, whose amino-acid sequence MAVADDRQAGCEGCGRTVPLEDLTTVTMPDGERVACCPRCEPHAREAARKCSSLDQRRAACDGCTGTYLETELEDVVLEDGTVLVCCPSCAREAPEPEGDAGAASAEDGERAAADRGDEAEGSGEETLCLQCNEWVTAELFRVTTIDDRTEKFCLTCKERAEADGIVKDVDMRKTKAREVLGVEADATDDEIKTAFHRQVKRAHPDRESGSKSAFKLVREAYERLTEDD is encoded by the coding sequence ATGGCTGTGGCCGACGACCGTCAGGCTGGCTGCGAGGGGTGTGGCCGAACGGTGCCACTTGAGGACCTGACGACGGTGACGATGCCCGACGGGGAGCGGGTCGCGTGCTGTCCCCGCTGTGAGCCACACGCACGCGAGGCCGCGCGGAAGTGCTCGTCACTGGATCAGCGGCGGGCCGCCTGCGACGGCTGTACCGGAACCTACCTCGAGACCGAACTCGAGGACGTCGTCCTCGAGGACGGAACCGTGCTCGTGTGCTGTCCGTCCTGTGCGAGGGAGGCACCGGAGCCGGAGGGGGACGCCGGCGCGGCAAGCGCGGAAGACGGGGAGCGCGCGGCCGCCGACCGCGGTGACGAGGCCGAGGGGAGCGGCGAGGAAACCCTCTGTCTGCAGTGCAACGAGTGGGTTACCGCCGAACTGTTCCGCGTGACGACCATCGACGACCGAACCGAGAAGTTCTGTCTGACCTGTAAGGAACGCGCCGAAGCGGACGGCATCGTCAAGGACGTCGATATGCGGAAGACGAAAGCCCGGGAGGTCCTCGGCGTCGAGGCCGACGCGACCGACGACGAGATCAAGACGGCCTTCCACCGACAAGTCAAACGCGCCCATCCCGACCGGGAAAGCGGCAGCAAGTCGGCGTTCAAACTGGTCCGAGAGGCCTACGAGCGATTGACGGAAGACGACTGA
- the gcvH gene encoding glycine cleavage system protein GcvH, with amino-acid sequence MSFEIPDDRRYLESHEWALETDGTVRVGISDFAQDELGDVVFVELPDEGDTVTQETEFGVVESIKAVSDLYAPVSGEVTAVNDDLFDAPELVNDDPFGDGWMLEIEADDASELDDLLTADEYEDQIA; translated from the coding sequence ATGAGCTTCGAAATTCCCGACGACAGACGCTATCTGGAATCGCACGAGTGGGCACTCGAGACCGACGGCACCGTTCGGGTCGGCATCTCCGACTTCGCACAGGACGAACTCGGCGACGTGGTCTTCGTCGAACTCCCCGACGAGGGCGACACCGTCACGCAGGAAACGGAGTTTGGCGTAGTCGAGTCCATCAAGGCCGTCTCCGACCTCTACGCGCCGGTCAGCGGCGAGGTCACGGCCGTCAACGACGACCTGTTCGACGCGCCGGAACTGGTCAACGACGATCCCTTCGGCGACGGCTGGATGCTCGAGATCGAGGCCGACGACGCGAGCGAACTCGACGACCTGCTCACCGCAGACGAGTACGAAGACCAGATCGCCTGA
- the sucC gene encoding ADP-forming succinate--CoA ligase subunit beta: MKLHEYQAKQVFADAGIPTPASELASDVDGAVAAAEEIGYPVAIKAQVQVGGRGKAGGIKLVEDEDEAREAADEILGMDLKGYHVDRVLVEEAVDFTNELYVGITMDRGEGKPVAMVSTKGGVNIEEVAEEDPDAIAREHIDPAFGMHPYQARKAVYDAGVDQSIARDVSSVLTTLYQLWDDRDGSDAEINPLMVTSDDEVIAADAVMNIDEDALFRQPELAEMEEEAAGGDELEQKADEYDFDYVRLDGNVGIIGNGAGLVMTTLDLVDHYGGEPANFLDVGGGAKAERIANALDMVFSDDNVDSVVFNIFGGITRGDEVARGINEALEQFDEIPKPVVVRLAGTNWEEGMEILNEDLVTVEQTLEDAVQRAVEYAGEVNE, translated from the coding sequence ATGAAATTGCACGAGTACCAGGCGAAGCAGGTCTTCGCCGACGCCGGCATTCCGACGCCGGCATCAGAACTCGCCTCCGATGTCGACGGCGCGGTCGCCGCGGCCGAGGAGATCGGGTATCCAGTCGCGATCAAGGCGCAGGTACAAGTCGGCGGCCGCGGCAAGGCCGGCGGGATCAAACTCGTCGAGGACGAGGACGAAGCGCGCGAGGCGGCCGACGAGATTCTGGGGATGGATCTCAAGGGCTACCACGTCGATCGCGTCCTCGTCGAGGAAGCGGTCGATTTCACTAACGAACTCTACGTGGGGATCACGATGGACCGCGGCGAGGGCAAACCCGTCGCGATGGTCTCGACGAAAGGCGGCGTCAACATCGAGGAGGTCGCCGAGGAGGACCCCGACGCCATCGCGCGCGAGCACATCGATCCCGCCTTCGGAATGCACCCGTACCAGGCCCGCAAGGCGGTCTACGACGCGGGCGTCGACCAGTCGATCGCACGCGACGTCTCGAGCGTCCTCACTACGCTCTACCAGCTCTGGGACGACCGCGACGGCTCCGATGCCGAGATCAACCCGCTGATGGTCACCAGCGACGACGAGGTCATCGCGGCCGACGCCGTGATGAACATCGACGAGGACGCGCTGTTCCGCCAGCCCGAACTCGCCGAGATGGAAGAGGAGGCTGCGGGCGGCGACGAACTCGAGCAGAAGGCCGACGAGTATGACTTTGACTACGTCCGTCTGGACGGTAACGTCGGCATCATCGGCAACGGCGCCGGTCTCGTGATGACGACGCTCGACCTCGTCGATCACTACGGCGGCGAGCCCGCCAACTTCCTCGACGTCGGCGGCGGCGCGAAGGCCGAGCGCATCGCGAACGCGCTCGATATGGTGTTCTCGGACGACAACGTCGACAGCGTCGTCTTCAACATCTTCGGCGGGATCACGCGCGGCGACGAGGTCGCCCGCGGGATCAACGAGGCGTTAGAGCAGTTCGACGAGATCCCCAAGCCGGTCGTCGTCCGCCTGGCCGGCACCAACTGGGAGGAAGGTATGGAAATTCTCAACGAGGACCTCGTGACGGTCGAACAGACCCTCGAGGATGCGGTACAGCGTGCCGTCGAGTACGCTGGGGAGGTGAACGAATAA
- a CDS encoding S8 family serine peptidase yields the protein MTQNGPRDRDTDGGYERRRILTGAGALAAGGLLGASGVASATPEREPGPKKEELVVGISASAPDVAREARAVVPGDADVVHANETIGYATVSFPSEAPAHAREQFIEAIERAEHVEYVERNATVQSFGEPDDTYYGYQSAPQQINCEAAWETTTGSADVLIATVDQGVQYDHPDLEGAVDDRPGENIAGRGSDPYPSAGDEQHGTHVAGIAVAETDNGRGTAGISDCSLLAVRALDASGQGSLSDIADGIQWAADAGADVINLSLGVADDYRTLAAACEYALEQGALIVGAAGNAGADGVAYPAAYEDVIGVSALEGESVADFSNTGPEIDLAAPGTGLVSTVPWGDYGRMTGTSMATPVVAGVAGLALSAHPDLSPLELREHLTTTATDLGLEATAQGAGRVDAAAAVEADSNANENVDGTDEDDAGQCGDETVRARADGSLSGGWWGESDRYVYAPRTSDPCSATISLEGPAGADFDLYLNVDGESPTRWNHDESSAGDGASEAIDLELSGDEDLRIQIHANAGSGSYTMRIEELGR from the coding sequence ATGACACAAAACGGTCCCCGAGACAGAGACACGGACGGCGGCTACGAGAGACGACGGATTCTGACCGGTGCCGGCGCGCTCGCCGCGGGCGGGTTACTCGGTGCGAGCGGGGTGGCCAGCGCGACCCCGGAGCGCGAACCGGGGCCGAAGAAAGAGGAACTCGTCGTCGGTATCTCGGCGTCGGCGCCGGACGTCGCCCGCGAGGCGCGCGCGGTCGTTCCCGGCGACGCGGATGTCGTCCACGCCAACGAGACGATCGGGTACGCGACCGTCAGCTTCCCCTCCGAAGCGCCGGCCCACGCCCGCGAGCAGTTCATCGAGGCGATCGAGCGGGCCGAGCACGTCGAGTACGTCGAACGGAACGCGACAGTCCAGTCGTTCGGCGAACCCGACGACACGTACTACGGCTACCAGAGCGCCCCCCAGCAGATCAACTGCGAGGCGGCCTGGGAGACCACGACCGGGAGTGCGGACGTTCTCATCGCCACCGTCGACCAGGGCGTCCAGTACGACCACCCCGACCTCGAGGGCGCCGTCGACGACCGACCGGGCGAGAATATCGCCGGGCGCGGGAGCGATCCGTACCCGTCGGCCGGCGACGAACAGCACGGGACCCACGTCGCCGGCATCGCCGTCGCCGAGACGGACAACGGCCGGGGAACGGCGGGGATCAGCGACTGTTCGCTGCTGGCCGTGCGCGCTCTCGACGCGAGCGGGCAAGGGTCGCTCTCGGACATCGCCGACGGGATCCAGTGGGCCGCCGACGCCGGCGCCGACGTGATCAACCTCTCGCTGGGCGTCGCCGACGACTACCGGACGCTGGCCGCGGCCTGCGAGTACGCCCTCGAGCAGGGCGCCTTGATCGTCGGGGCCGCAGGCAACGCGGGCGCCGACGGCGTCGCCTACCCCGCCGCCTACGAGGACGTCATCGGCGTCTCGGCCCTCGAGGGCGAGTCGGTGGCCGACTTCTCCAACACGGGGCCGGAGATCGACCTCGCCGCGCCGGGGACCGGCCTCGTCTCGACGGTCCCGTGGGGCGACTACGGTCGCATGACCGGAACGTCGATGGCGACCCCCGTCGTCGCCGGCGTCGCGGGGCTCGCGCTATCGGCTCATCCCGACCTCTCGCCACTGGAACTCCGCGAGCACCTCACGACGACGGCGACCGACCTCGGCCTCGAGGCGACCGCACAGGGCGCCGGCCGGGTGGACGCGGCTGCAGCCGTCGAGGCGGATTCAAACGCGAACGAGAACGTCGACGGAACCGACGAGGACGACGCCGGTCAGTGCGGCGACGAGACCGTTCGTGCGAGGGCCGACGGCTCCCTCTCCGGCGGCTGGTGGGGCGAGAGCGATCGGTACGTGTACGCGCCCCGCACGAGCGATCCGTGTTCGGCGACGATCTCGCTCGAGGGGCCCGCCGGCGCCGATTTCGACCTCTATCTCAACGTCGACGGCGAGTCGCCGACGCGGTGGAACCACGACGAGTCGTCCGCAGGCGACGGCGCCAGCGAGGCGATCGACCTCGAACTCTCGGGCGACGAGGATCTGCGGATCCAGATCCACGCGAACGCCGGCAGCGGGTCGTACACGATGCGGATCGAAGAACTGGGTCGGTAG
- a CDS encoding helix-turn-helix domain-containing protein produces the protein MGGRGPKRELAEKIAGEITLSDDPGATLRKWRTDFDISQTDLATELDVSSSVISDYESGRRESPGIGVVRRLVDGLLSIDERRGGDRIRQYGRVLSAGFDSDVVHDLREYATSIPLEKLYDDIDATRITTGSTDRISGHTVIDSIQAITRLSSEEFFRLYGQSTNRVLVFTGVSRGESPLVALRVVNPTPNAVVLHGIEEEELWDHAADLARIDGYSLAVTNTDLDGMLEYLVGLE, from the coding sequence ATGGGCGGACGTGGGCCAAAACGGGAACTCGCGGAGAAGATCGCCGGGGAAATCACGCTGAGCGACGACCCCGGCGCGACCTTGCGGAAGTGGCGCACCGATTTCGACATCTCGCAGACGGATCTCGCCACCGAGTTGGACGTCTCGTCGTCGGTAATCTCCGACTACGAGAGCGGGCGCCGGGAGAGCCCCGGCATCGGCGTCGTCCGCCGGCTCGTCGACGGACTGCTCTCGATCGACGAACGGCGTGGCGGCGACCGCATCCGGCAGTACGGACGGGTCCTCTCGGCCGGCTTCGACAGCGACGTCGTCCACGATCTGCGGGAGTATGCGACCTCCATCCCGCTCGAGAAACTGTACGACGACATCGACGCGACCCGGATCACCACCGGGAGCACCGACCGCATCAGCGGCCACACGGTCATCGACAGCATCCAAGCGATCACGCGCCTCTCGAGCGAGGAGTTCTTCCGGCTCTACGGGCAGAGCACGAACCGCGTGCTGGTGTTTACGGGTGTCTCCCGCGGCGAGTCGCCGCTGGTCGCCCTGCGGGTCGTCAATCCGACGCCCAACGCGGTCGTCCTCCACGGGATCGAGGAGGAGGAACTCTGGGATCACGCCGCTGATCTGGCTCGCATCGACGGCTACTCGCTGGCCGTGACGAACACCGATCTCGACGGGATGCTCGAGTATCTCGTCGGTCTCGAGTGA
- a CDS encoding NYN domain-containing protein, with product MFDRVRARLARRAGTLPETEPTVGLLVDGPNVFRDEFDVDLNDLRDAARELGRVGVIRLYLDEHATPGLIQAAEARGFEVIVTSGDVDVKLAVDATALCGDGTIDRLAIGSRDTDFKPVLEYAGTVGVETVAIAPGTYGRSDALRNAADEAITLGD from the coding sequence ATGTTCGACCGCGTTCGCGCCCGTCTCGCTCGCCGCGCAGGCACGCTACCCGAAACCGAGCCGACGGTGGGGCTGCTGGTTGACGGGCCGAACGTCTTCCGCGACGAGTTCGACGTCGACCTGAACGACCTCCGGGACGCCGCGCGTGAACTCGGTCGCGTCGGCGTCATCCGGCTCTATCTCGACGAACACGCGACGCCGGGGCTCATCCAGGCCGCCGAGGCCCGCGGGTTCGAGGTGATCGTCACCAGCGGCGACGTCGACGTCAAACTCGCCGTCGACGCAACCGCCCTCTGTGGCGACGGCACGATCGATCGGCTGGCGATCGGCTCCCGTGACACCGACTTCAAGCCCGTCCTCGAGTACGCGGGCACCGTCGGCGTCGAGACGGTCGCCATCGCGCCGGGCACGTACGGCCGCTCGGACGCCCTGCGGAACGCAGCCGACGAAGCGATCACGCTCGGTGACTGA